From Blattabacterium cuenoti, a single genomic window includes:
- the lepA gene encoding translation elongation factor 4, producing the protein MHDIRNFCIIAHIDHGKSTLADRLLEFTKTVSGKKRNQLLDDMDLERERGITIKSHAVQMEYKYKNKVYILNLIDTPGHVDFSYEVSRSIEACEGALLVVDCTKSIQAQTISNLSLALKNHLVIIPILNKIDLLDFTPENVMKEIMELVGCKIDDIISVSAKNGIGINNVLNQIITRIPPPTGDPKAPLQAIIFDSLYNPFRGIEALFRIKNGYIRKGQKLQFMSTGKVYCAYEIGTLKLQRVSKNQINTGDVGYVVSGIKNTSEVKVGDTITDAHKPAEKAIQKFKEFKPMVFASIYPVNSDQYEELRSSIEKLQLNDAAFSFSSESSPALGFGFHCGFLGFLHMEIVKDRLEREYNISVILTIPNVSYRIYKNNNQEIFINNPSDFPEIEKLKKIEEPYVLVSIITNDNYIGNVMSLCIEKRGIMIGDHNYMTSKRIKIMFEMPLSEIIFDFYDKLKTISNGYASFDYNFIGYRNSDLKKITVLINYEKIEPLSLLVHKTKALFLAKKICHELSLLIPKHQFSIPIQVSVSGRIIARETIKALRKNVTDKCYGGDISRKRKLLEKQKKGKKKMRQIGKVEIPPSAFITFLKIKN; encoded by the coding sequence ATTCATGATATTCGTAATTTTTGTATTATTGCACATATAGATCACGGAAAAAGTACGTTAGCTGATCGTTTATTAGAATTTACAAAAACAGTTTCAGGAAAAAAACGGAATCAGTTATTGGATGACATGGATTTAGAAAGAGAACGTGGAATTACCATTAAGAGTCATGCTGTTCAAATGGAATATAAATATAAGAACAAGGTATACATTCTTAATTTAATAGATACACCTGGACATGTTGATTTTTCATATGAAGTTTCTCGTTCTATAGAAGCTTGTGAAGGAGCTTTACTTGTTGTGGATTGTACGAAAAGTATTCAAGCGCAAACAATATCCAATCTTTCTTTAGCACTAAAAAATCACTTAGTGATTATTCCAATTTTAAATAAAATTGATTTATTAGATTTTACTCCTGAAAATGTCATGAAAGAAATTATGGAATTAGTAGGATGTAAAATAGATGATATTATTTCTGTTAGTGCAAAAAATGGAATAGGAATTAATAATGTTTTAAATCAAATAATTACACGTATTCCTCCCCCAACAGGAGACCCAAAAGCTCCTTTACAAGCCATTATTTTTGATTCTTTATATAATCCATTTAGAGGAATTGAAGCGTTATTTAGAATCAAAAATGGTTATATCCGAAAAGGACAAAAATTACAGTTTATGTCTACAGGAAAAGTTTATTGTGCTTATGAAATAGGGACATTGAAACTACAACGTGTTTCAAAAAATCAAATCAATACAGGAGATGTTGGCTATGTTGTATCGGGGATAAAAAATACAAGCGAAGTTAAAGTAGGAGACACCATAACAGATGCTCATAAACCAGCAGAAAAAGCAATACAAAAATTTAAAGAATTTAAACCTATGGTTTTTGCCAGTATTTATCCCGTAAATTCTGATCAATATGAAGAATTACGTTCTTCTATAGAAAAACTACAGTTAAATGATGCTGCATTTTCTTTTAGTTCTGAATCTTCTCCCGCATTAGGATTTGGTTTTCATTGTGGATTTTTAGGATTTCTTCATATGGAAATAGTAAAAGATCGTTTAGAACGGGAATATAATATTTCTGTCATTCTTACTATTCCTAATGTTTCTTATAGAATTTATAAAAATAATAATCAAGAAATTTTCATTAATAATCCTTCAGATTTTCCAGAAATAGAAAAATTAAAAAAAATAGAGGAACCATATGTTTTAGTTTCTATTATAACAAATGATAACTACATTGGAAATGTAATGTCATTATGTATTGAAAAACGAGGAATTATGATTGGAGATCATAATTATATGACTTCAAAAAGAATAAAAATTATGTTTGAAATGCCTTTATCCGAAATTATATTCGATTTCTATGATAAATTAAAAACTATTTCTAATGGATACGCTTCCTTTGATTACAATTTTATTGGATACAGAAATTCGGATTTAAAGAAAATAACTGTATTGATAAATTATGAAAAAATAGAACCTTTATCTCTTTTAGTTCATAAGACGAAAGCTTTGTTTTTAGCAAAAAAAATATGTCATGAATTATCTTTATTAATTCCTAAACATCAATTTAGTATTCCTATTCAAGTTTCTGTTTCTGGAAGAATTATAGCAAGAGAAACCATTAAAGCTTTAAGAAAAAATGTAACGGATAAATGTTATGGAGGTGATATTTCTAGAAAAAGAAAACTTTTGGAAAAACAAAAAAAAGGAAAGAAAAAAATGCGTCAAATAGGGAAAGTGGAAATTCCACCATCCGCTTTTATAACTTTTTTAAAAATTAAAAATTAA